In a genomic window of Muntiacus reevesi chromosome 1, mMunRee1.1, whole genome shotgun sequence:
- the DHPS gene encoding deoxyhypusine synthase isoform X2, protein MVDVLVTTAGGVEEDFIKCLAPTYLGEFSLRGKELRENGINRIGNLLVPNDNYCKFEDWLMPILDQMVLEQNTEGVKWTPSKMIARLGKEINNPESVYYWAQKNHIPVFSPALTDGSLGDMIFFHSYKNPGLVLDIVEDLRLINTQAIFAKRTGMIILGGGMVKHHIANANLMRNGADYAVYINTAQEFDGSDSGARPDEAVSWGKIRMDAQPVKVYADASLVFPLLVAETFAQKVDAFTPEKNED, encoded by the exons ATG GTGGACGTCTTGGTGACCACAGCTGGGGGTGTGGAGGAGGATTTCATCAAGTGCTTGGCGCCCACATACCTGGGCGAGTTCAGCCTCAGGGGGAAGGAGCTTCGTGAGAACGGGATCaacag GATCGGAAACCTGCTGGTGCCTAATGACAACTACTGCAAGTTTGAGGACTGGTTGATGCCCATTCTGGACCAGATGGTGCTGGAGCAGAACACAGAG GGTGTGAAGTGGACACCTTCCAAGATGATCGCCCGGCTTGGCAAGGAGATAAACAACCCAGAGTCCGTGTATTACTGGGCCCAGAAG AACCACATTCCTGTGTTTAGCCCGGCACTCACAGATGGCTCGCTGGGTGACATGATCTTCTTCCACTCCTATAAGAACCCAGGTCTGGTCCTGGACATTGTTGAGG ATCTCAGGCTCATCAACACACAGGCCATCTTCGCCAAGCGCACGGGGATGATCATTCTGGGTGGAGGCATGGTCAAGCACCACATCGCCAATGCCAACCTCATG CGGAATGGCGCCGACTATGCCGTCTACATCAACACTGCCCAGGAGTTTGATGGCTCCGACTCAGGCGCCCGGCCAGATGAAGCTGTCTCATGGGGCAAGATCCGGATGGATGCACAGCCTGTCAAG GTCTATGCTGACGCCTCCTTGGTCTTCCCGCTGCTTGTGGCTGAAACCTTTGCCCAGAAGGTAGATGCCTTCACGCCTGAGAAGAATGAGGACTGA
- the DHPS gene encoding deoxyhypusine synthase isoform X1, with protein sequence MEGSREREVPAAALAAVLKHSSALPSESAQVRGYDFNRGVDYRALLEAFSTTGFQATNFGRAVQQVNAMIEKKLEPLSEDEDQHADLTQSRRPLTGCTIFLGYTSNLISSGIRETIRYLVQHNMVDVLVTTAGGVEEDFIKCLAPTYLGEFSLRGKELRENGINRIGNLLVPNDNYCKFEDWLMPILDQMVLEQNTEGVKWTPSKMIARLGKEINNPESVYYWAQKNHIPVFSPALTDGSLGDMIFFHSYKNPGLVLDIVEDLRLINTQAIFAKRTGMIILGGGMVKHHIANANLMRNGADYAVYINTAQEFDGSDSGARPDEAVSWGKIRMDAQPVKVYADASLVFPLLVAETFAQKVDAFTPEKNED encoded by the exons ATGGAGGGTTCCCGGGAGAGGGAGGTGCCTGCGGCGGCGCTGGCCGCCGTGCTGAAGCACAGTTCGGCACTGCCGTCCGAGAGCGCGCAGGTCCGGGGCTACGACTTCAACCGCGGCGTGGACTATCGCGCGCTGCTAGAGGCGTTCAGCACCACTGGTTTCCAAGCCACCAACTTCGGGCGCGCGGTGCAGCAAGTCAACGCCATG ATAGAGAAGAAACTCGAGCCGCTATCTGAGGATGAAGACCAACATGCAGACCTGACCCAGAGCCGACGCCCACTCACCGGCTGCACCATTTTCCTGGGCTACACGTCCAACCTCATCAGTTCAGGCATTCGTGAGACTATCCGTTACCTCGTGCAGCACAACATG GTGGACGTCTTGGTGACCACAGCTGGGGGTGTGGAGGAGGATTTCATCAAGTGCTTGGCGCCCACATACCTGGGCGAGTTCAGCCTCAGGGGGAAGGAGCTTCGTGAGAACGGGATCaacag GATCGGAAACCTGCTGGTGCCTAATGACAACTACTGCAAGTTTGAGGACTGGTTGATGCCCATTCTGGACCAGATGGTGCTGGAGCAGAACACAGAG GGTGTGAAGTGGACACCTTCCAAGATGATCGCCCGGCTTGGCAAGGAGATAAACAACCCAGAGTCCGTGTATTACTGGGCCCAGAAG AACCACATTCCTGTGTTTAGCCCGGCACTCACAGATGGCTCGCTGGGTGACATGATCTTCTTCCACTCCTATAAGAACCCAGGTCTGGTCCTGGACATTGTTGAGG ATCTCAGGCTCATCAACACACAGGCCATCTTCGCCAAGCGCACGGGGATGATCATTCTGGGTGGAGGCATGGTCAAGCACCACATCGCCAATGCCAACCTCATG CGGAATGGCGCCGACTATGCCGTCTACATCAACACTGCCCAGGAGTTTGATGGCTCCGACTCAGGCGCCCGGCCAGATGAAGCTGTCTCATGGGGCAAGATCCGGATGGATGCACAGCCTGTCAAG GTCTATGCTGACGCCTCCTTGGTCTTCCCGCTGCTTGTGGCTGAAACCTTTGCCCAGAAGGTAGATGCCTTCACGCCTGAGAAGAATGAGGACTGA